The Nitrospirota bacterium genome has a window encoding:
- a CDS encoding YicC family protein has protein sequence MIQSMTGFGSSEGKFNGATFKVEIRSVNQRYCDINVRFPDALGRLEPAVRNNISNTFARGKFEVVLIQADSTGDEEVPAINKSTINRYQAILKSLSKEFKELNIDMKLNNTITISDLYLLAEKNSFKKMDYSDRKADDFLINLLKQSIEDLKKMRLKEGQIISKDIQKRIIKLEAMIKKISRHIPQVVTNMKKHYLGKIKELAGAITLDMNRIHQEVAMMIEKMDVEEELVRLGSHITQLNEKITKGGVVGRSLDFLLQEINREINTIGSKSSDSKISQTVIEMKSEVERIREQVQNIE, from the coding sequence ATGATACAGAGCATGACAGGTTTCGGCAGCAGTGAGGGGAAATTTAATGGAGCAACTTTTAAGGTAGAGATTCGTTCTGTCAATCAGAGATATTGCGATATTAATGTAAGATTTCCTGATGCACTCGGAAGACTGGAACCGGCAGTCAGGAATAACATATCAAATACTTTTGCACGCGGAAAGTTTGAGGTTGTCTTGATTCAGGCAGACAGCACAGGTGATGAAGAAGTTCCTGCGATTAATAAGTCTACAATTAATCGTTATCAGGCGATCCTGAAAAGTTTGTCAAAAGAGTTCAAGGAACTTAATATTGATATGAAGCTTAATAATACCATCACTATTTCTGATTTATACCTGTTAGCAGAAAAAAACTCTTTCAAAAAGATGGATTACAGCGACAGAAAGGCTGATGATTTTCTGATAAACCTTCTCAAACAATCTATCGAAGACCTTAAAAAGATGAGGCTTAAAGAGGGGCAGATAATCAGCAAAGACATTCAAAAGCGGATAATTAAACTTGAGGCGATGATAAAGAAGATTTCCCGTCATATACCTCAGGTAGTAACTAATATGAAAAAACATTACCTCGGAAAGATAAAGGAACTCGCCGGTGCAATCACACTCGATATGAACAGGATACATCAGGAAGTTGCCATGATGATTGAAAAGATGGATGTTGAGGAAGAGCTTGTAAGACTCGGCAGTCATATCACACAGTTGAATGAGAAGATTACCAAAGGCGGCGTGGTCGGCCGCAGTCTTGATTTCCTCCTTCAGGAGATCAACCGTGAGATAAACACCATAGGCTCTAAATCCTCTGACAGCAAGATTTCACAAACAGTTATTGAAATGAAATCAGAGGTTGAGAGGATAAGGGAGCAGGTGCAGAATATTGAGTAA
- a CDS encoding peptide chain release factor-like protein, with the protein MNKFPVSSSKEGDLREKMEALNIREEDIEESFIRSGGKGGQHVNKVSTCVYLKHLPTGIEVKCQTERSQSLNRYRARVILVKKIDELIKGKESEERQRVEKIRRQKRKRSKRAKEKMLADKKIISEKKKLRSRKINME; encoded by the coding sequence ATGAATAAATTTCCTGTCAGCTCTTCCAAAGAAGGTGACCTTAGAGAAAAGATGGAGGCGCTGAATATCCGGGAAGAGGATATTGAAGAGTCGTTTATCCGGTCAGGTGGAAAGGGTGGTCAGCATGTAAACAAGGTCTCCACGTGTGTCTACTTGAAACATCTCCCTACCGGTATTGAGGTGAAATGCCAGACTGAGCGATCCCAATCTCTGAACCGTTACAGGGCAAGGGTTATCCTTGTAAAAAAGATTGATGAGTTGATTAAAGGAAAGGAGAGCGAGGAGAGGCAAAGGGTTGAGAAGATACGCCGCCAGAAGAGAAAACGCTCAAAGCGGGCAAAAGAAAAGATGCTCGCAGATAAAAAGATCATTTCTGAAAAGAAGAAACTCCGTTCACGAAAGATAAATATGGAATAA